Proteins co-encoded in one Streptomyces roseochromogenus subsp. oscitans DS 12.976 genomic window:
- the cseB gene encoding two-component system response regulator CseB codes for MSSSAPAGSSARPVRVLLVEDDDLMRRSFSVALERYGYEMKAAADGLTGLELFRDEDFDLLILDVMLPGLDGIGLCRRVRETSLVPVLMMSARGDGLDVVAGLEAGADDYVVKPVDTYVLVARIRSLLRRATYAPVPEPERAAGEGQSYEGEVLVFGDLTIDTAGMEVFLSGSRVALTPTELKLLLEFAAHPGVVLERHTLLRDVWDYGWDGDSRVVDLCVQRLRRKLGRERIETVRGFGYKFRR; via the coding sequence GTGTCCTCGTCCGCCCCGGCCGGTTCCTCCGCACGCCCCGTTCGTGTGCTGCTGGTGGAGGACGACGATCTGATGCGCCGGTCCTTCAGCGTCGCCCTGGAGCGCTACGGCTACGAGATGAAGGCCGCCGCCGACGGCCTCACGGGACTGGAGCTGTTCCGGGACGAGGACTTCGACCTGCTGATCCTGGATGTGATGCTGCCCGGTCTGGACGGGATCGGCCTGTGCCGCCGGGTCCGGGAGACCAGCCTGGTGCCGGTCCTGATGATGTCCGCCCGGGGCGACGGCCTCGATGTGGTCGCCGGTCTGGAGGCCGGCGCGGACGACTACGTGGTCAAGCCCGTGGACACGTATGTGCTCGTGGCCCGCATCCGCTCGCTGCTGCGGCGGGCGACCTACGCGCCCGTGCCGGAGCCGGAGCGCGCCGCGGGCGAGGGACAGTCGTACGAGGGGGAGGTGCTGGTCTTCGGGGACCTGACCATCGACACCGCCGGCATGGAGGTGTTCCTCTCCGGCAGCCGGGTGGCGCTGACCCCGACCGAGCTGAAGCTGCTGCTGGAGTTCGCCGCCCACCCGGGCGTCGTACTGGAACGGCACACCCTGCTGCGGGACGTCTGGGACTACGGCTGGGACGGTGACAGCCGGGTCGTGGACCTGTGTGTGCAGCGGCTGCGCCGGAAGCTGGGCCGGGAGCGGATCGAGACTGTGCGCGGCTTCGGCTACAAGTTCCGGCGCTGA
- a CDS encoding sensor histidine kinase — MRPVRPLQRLRAVRGSLRWKIAALAAATACLVVAAVGVLVHLWTARDIRDRAEARAFNTVYSAMDVYRRTGTLADGAELDPAGLPAALRHPADGNRHTAYDGHVEANVGPSVWAAQRTGGPGSPVLAVQVNMGPDLYGLRRLDVTMTVASLLALAAATPLAVYGAGLLARRLRRVSETAGRISAGDLDARTGPTKGRDEVADIAAVVDLMADSLGQRLRTERRFTADVAHELRTPVGGLLAATDLLPPGETEDLLRARVRDLRGLVEDLLEISRLDAGAEQPVRARVPLGAVVAEAVARTGLDTEVTEADAAGRGESVETDPRRLERIVSNLVVNAHRHGAGPVQVIVEGRTVVVRDHGPGFPEDLLRHGPRRFHTGATERGAGHGLGLTIALGQARLLGAELRLDNANAPDGGAVATLRLPD, encoded by the coding sequence CTGAGACCGGTGCGTCCCCTCCAGCGGCTGCGTGCGGTCCGCGGGTCCCTGCGGTGGAAGATCGCCGCGCTGGCCGCGGCCACCGCCTGCCTGGTCGTGGCGGCGGTGGGAGTGCTGGTGCACCTGTGGACCGCGCGGGACATCCGCGACCGCGCAGAAGCGCGGGCGTTCAACACCGTGTACTCGGCCATGGACGTCTACCGGCGCACCGGAACGCTGGCGGACGGTGCCGAGCTGGATCCGGCCGGCCTGCCCGCCGCACTGCGCCACCCGGCCGACGGCAACCGGCACACGGCGTACGACGGGCACGTCGAGGCGAACGTGGGCCCGAGCGTCTGGGCCGCCCAGCGGACCGGCGGGCCGGGCAGCCCGGTCCTGGCCGTCCAGGTCAACATGGGCCCGGATCTGTACGGGCTGCGCAGGCTCGACGTGACCATGACCGTCGCCTCGCTGCTCGCGCTCGCGGCGGCCACGCCCCTGGCCGTCTACGGGGCCGGGCTGCTCGCCCGCAGGCTGCGGCGGGTCTCCGAGACCGCGGGCCGGATCTCCGCCGGGGACCTCGACGCCCGGACCGGGCCCACCAAGGGCCGTGACGAGGTGGCCGACATCGCCGCCGTCGTCGACCTCATGGCCGACAGCCTGGGCCAACGGCTGCGCACCGAGCGCCGGTTCACCGCGGACGTGGCCCATGAGCTGCGCACCCCCGTCGGCGGTCTGCTGGCCGCCACCGATCTGCTGCCGCCGGGCGAGACGGAGGATCTGCTGCGGGCACGGGTGCGTGATCTGCGTGGCCTGGTCGAGGACCTGCTGGAGATCTCCCGCCTCGACGCGGGTGCGGAACAACCCGTCCGCGCACGGGTGCCGCTCGGCGCCGTCGTCGCGGAGGCCGTGGCGCGCACCGGCCTCGACACGGAGGTCACCGAGGCCGATGCCGCCGGGCGCGGGGAGAGCGTGGAGACCGATCCGCGGCGGCTGGAGCGGATCGTCAGCAACCTCGTCGTCAACGCCCACCGGCACGGTGCCGGCCCGGTCCAGGTCATCGTCGAGGGCCGTACGGTCGTCGTACGCGACCACGGTCCCGGCTTCCCGGAGGACCTGCTGCGGCACGGCCCGCGCCGTTTCCACACGGGCGCCACGGAGCGCGGCGCGGGCCACGGTCTGGGCCTGACCATCGCCCTGGGGCAGGCCCGGCTCCTCGGCGCCGAGCTGCGCCTGGACAACGCCAACGCCCCGGACGGCGGCGCCGTAGCCACCCTGCGCCTGCCGGACTGA
- a CDS encoding ABC transporter ATP-binding protein produces the protein MAAAATDLTKVYGSGDTRVVALDRVSIGFREGEFTAIMGPSGCGKSTLMHCVAGLDTPSSGSVRIGTTELGTLGDRQLTQLRRDRIGFIFQAFNLLPTLTALENITLPSALAGRRPDRQWLDRVVSMVGLGQRLGHRPAQLSGGQQQRVAVARALVSRPAIVFGDEPTGNLDSRAGAEVLGFLRDSVRELGQTVVMVTHDPVAAGYADRVVFLSDGRLVDEMAHPTPDRVLDLMKTFDTRDTRGTRSRTTGTS, from the coding sequence ATCGCTGCCGCCGCCACCGATCTGACGAAGGTCTACGGCAGCGGTGACACCCGGGTCGTCGCCCTGGACCGGGTCAGCATCGGCTTCCGGGAGGGCGAGTTCACCGCGATCATGGGCCCCTCGGGCTGCGGCAAGTCCACCCTGATGCACTGCGTCGCCGGTCTGGACACACCCAGCTCCGGCTCCGTGCGCATCGGCACCACCGAACTGGGCACGCTGGGCGACCGGCAGCTCACCCAGTTGCGCCGTGACCGGATCGGTTTCATCTTCCAGGCGTTCAACCTGCTGCCGACGCTGACCGCGCTGGAGAACATCACCCTCCCGTCGGCCCTCGCCGGCCGCCGGCCCGACCGGCAGTGGCTGGACCGCGTGGTCTCCATGGTCGGCCTCGGCCAGCGCCTCGGCCACCGGCCCGCACAGCTGTCCGGCGGGCAGCAGCAGCGCGTCGCGGTGGCGCGTGCCCTGGTGTCCCGGCCCGCGATCGTCTTCGGCGACGAGCCCACCGGCAACCTCGACTCCCGCGCCGGGGCCGAGGTCCTCGGCTTCCTGCGCGACTCGGTGCGCGAGCTGGGCCAGACCGTGGTCATGGTCACCCACGACCCCGTGGCCGCCGGTTACGCCGACCGCGTGGTCTTCCTCTCCGACGGTCGCCTGGTCGACGAGATGGCGCACCCCACGCCTGACCGGGTCCTGGACCTGATGAAGACCTTCGACACCCGTGACACCCGTGGCACCCGTTCACGCACCACAGGCACCAGCTGA
- a CDS encoding ABC transporter permease: MLRTALRTLLAHKARQIMTVLAVCLGVAFVSGTLVFADSAAEAHRAAASKDFAGIAVTVTAKESPSGAPADQGTSVLTDALAGKLARVPGVAAVRPSADGSAALSAADGTPLRVRAGANPAAGYVPGADGKDSRYPLAAGRAPANGGELAVDSGTAAAGRFRIGDKVTLATDGPALTKRLVGIVNTTDTRVTAGGTLALFDKATAQKLFASPGHYTGIDLSATPGTDESELARRVTAVLPADRAEATTGAAQAAQQAILVDTLTRGYTKVPMVFAGVSLFIGSFLIINTFTMLVARRTREIALLRAIGATRRQVSRSVLLEALLVGLVASAAGFLAGLGIAQALPGLLSTDGNALPRGPLVIGPRSVVAALGVGVGVTVLAAWLPSRRAARIAPIEALRTVQQPPSAARSRLRGVTGLVLLVLGAGLLVSLTGAKDASEENLQSALFGCALLGAALIVLAPLLAVPVIRLTGRLTGRFGITGRLARENALRDPRRTAATAATLLISTGLVAGLAVIGNSTGQALDRQAAAGLGADYVIGSRTTTTGIDQAAVRRVAGTPGVRTATAVADSTLFTGGQVRDISGVDPATVNDVMKLEFVSGSVRNLGPGRIAVSTTVARETGVTTGGRLAAGIGRNQGVKRYTVVGVYRDNPIARDALGARGEVARDSFLPGSVQRVLVRTEDGTATRTTEQRLRTAVGDSPLLTVQDRRQLVDEAAGTMTDLLHVMYGMLAIGAVIGALGIVNTLAMSVAERTREIGALRALGMDRTGIRRMIRLEAVAVAAFGTLLGLAGGLFGAWAVGSLANGAMDQYSLALPWGTLLLVCLLSLAIGALAAAVPARRAAALSPLEAVAES, encoded by the coding sequence ATGCTGAGAACAGCCCTGCGCACCCTCCTGGCGCACAAGGCCCGTCAGATCATGACCGTCCTCGCCGTCTGCCTGGGGGTCGCCTTCGTCAGCGGCACCCTCGTCTTCGCCGACTCCGCCGCCGAGGCCCACCGCGCCGCCGCGTCCAAGGACTTCGCCGGCATCGCGGTCACCGTGACCGCCAAGGAGTCCCCGTCCGGAGCCCCCGCGGACCAGGGGACAAGCGTGCTCACCGACGCGCTCGCCGGGAAACTGGCCCGAGTACCCGGTGTCGCGGCCGTGCGCCCCTCCGCCGACGGCTCGGCCGCCCTGAGCGCGGCGGACGGCACCCCACTGCGGGTCAGGGCCGGGGCGAACCCGGCCGCCGGCTACGTACCCGGCGCGGACGGAAAGGACAGCCGCTACCCGCTGGCCGCGGGCCGGGCCCCGGCCAACGGCGGGGAACTCGCCGTGGACAGCGGCACCGCCGCCGCCGGCCGCTTCCGCATCGGCGACAAGGTCACGCTGGCCACCGACGGCCCGGCCCTGACCAAACGGCTCGTCGGCATCGTCAACACCACCGACACCCGGGTGACCGCCGGAGGCACCCTCGCCCTTTTCGACAAGGCGACCGCCCAGAAGCTGTTCGCGTCCCCGGGCCACTACACCGGCATCGACCTGTCCGCCACACCCGGCACCGACGAGTCCGAGCTGGCCCGCCGGGTCACCGCCGTACTCCCGGCCGACCGTGCCGAGGCCACCACCGGCGCCGCCCAGGCCGCCCAGCAGGCGATCCTCGTCGACACCCTGACCCGGGGCTACACGAAGGTGCCGATGGTCTTCGCCGGGGTCTCGCTGTTCATCGGCTCGTTCCTCATCATCAACACCTTCACCATGCTCGTGGCCCGCCGCACCCGTGAGATCGCGCTGCTCCGGGCGATCGGCGCCACACGCCGCCAGGTGTCCCGCTCCGTCCTCCTGGAAGCCCTCCTCGTCGGCCTCGTGGCATCGGCCGCCGGTTTCCTGGCCGGCCTCGGCATCGCCCAGGCGCTGCCCGGCCTCCTGAGCACCGACGGGAACGCACTGCCCCGAGGCCCCCTGGTGATCGGCCCGCGCTCGGTCGTGGCCGCGCTCGGTGTGGGCGTGGGCGTCACGGTGCTCGCCGCGTGGCTGCCGTCCCGCAGGGCGGCGAGGATCGCACCGATCGAGGCGCTGCGTACGGTCCAGCAGCCGCCCTCCGCCGCCCGGTCCCGGCTCCGCGGGGTGACGGGCCTCGTCCTCCTCGTCCTCGGCGCCGGCCTGCTGGTGTCGCTCACGGGGGCGAAGGACGCCTCGGAGGAGAACCTGCAGAGCGCGCTGTTCGGCTGCGCGCTCCTCGGCGCCGCCCTGATCGTCCTCGCACCGCTGCTCGCCGTCCCCGTCATCCGGCTGACCGGACGGCTGACCGGCCGTTTCGGGATCACCGGCCGGCTCGCCCGCGAGAACGCGCTGCGCGACCCGCGGCGCACCGCGGCCACCGCCGCCACCCTGCTGATCAGCACCGGTCTGGTCGCCGGGCTCGCCGTCATCGGCAACTCCACCGGGCAGGCCCTCGACCGCCAGGCCGCGGCCGGCCTCGGCGCCGACTACGTGATCGGCTCCCGCACCACCACGACCGGCATCGACCAGGCCGCCGTACGACGGGTGGCCGGCACTCCCGGCGTACGGACCGCGACCGCCGTCGCCGACTCCACCCTCTTCACCGGCGGCCAGGTCCGGGACATCTCCGGTGTCGACCCCGCCACCGTGAACGACGTCATGAAGCTGGAGTTCGTCAGCGGCTCCGTCAGGAACCTCGGGCCGGGCCGGATCGCCGTCTCCACGACCGTCGCCAGGGAGACCGGCGTGACCACGGGCGGCCGGCTCGCCGCCGGAATCGGCCGGAACCAGGGGGTGAAGCGGTACACCGTCGTGGGCGTCTACCGCGACAACCCCATCGCCCGCGACGCACTCGGCGCCCGCGGCGAGGTCGCGAGGGACAGCTTCCTTCCCGGCTCCGTCCAGCGGGTCCTCGTCCGCACCGAGGACGGCACGGCCACGCGGACCACCGAGCAGCGGCTGCGCACCGCCGTGGGCGACAGCCCGCTGCTGACTGTGCAGGACCGGCGGCAACTCGTCGACGAGGCCGCCGGCACCATGACCGACCTGCTGCACGTGATGTACGGGATGCTCGCCATCGGCGCCGTGATCGGCGCACTCGGCATCGTCAACACCCTGGCCATGTCGGTCGCCGAACGCACCCGGGAGATCGGCGCGTTGCGCGCCCTGGGCATGGACCGCACCGGCATCCGCCGGATGATCCGGCTGGAAGCGGTGGCCGTCGCCGCGTTCGGTACTCTTCTCGGCCTGGCGGGCGGCCTGTTCGGCGCCTGGGCGGTCGGCTCGCTGGCGAACGGCGCGATGGACCAGTACTCCTTGGCGCTGCCCTGGGGCACGCTGCTCCTCGTCTGCCTGCTGTCCCTCGCGATCGGCGCCCTCGCCGCCGCCGTCCCGGCCCGCCGGGCGGCAGCCCTGAGCCCGCTGGAAGCGGTCGCGGAGTCGTAG